The Glycine soja cultivar W05 chromosome 3, ASM419377v2, whole genome shotgun sequence genome window below encodes:
- the LOC114406956 gene encoding pre-mRNA-processing factor 39-like isoform X1 translates to MGDSEAVVTEASAAEAYASAGYAETGSNPAPEAGATVDQSAGEAAQASSTYGYGYSNVGDVNSYAGDPNSILQQAQFSATGESKPAGGAADSNEASAGVGSTAADSTMVSDYNSSVNDGVAGAVTNTSGLENGNALENADGSADEKQQADGYAAALSAEEDRLWNIVRANSLDFTAWTSLIEETEKAAEDNILKIRRVYDAFLAEFPLCYGYWKKYADHEARLGSIDKVVEVYERAVQGVTYSVDMWLHYCIFAITTYGDPDTVRRLFERGLAYVGTDYLSFPLWDKYIEYEYMQQDWARLAVIYTRILENPNQQLDRYFSSFKELAGNRPLSELRTADEAAAVAGVASEATGQATEGEVHPDGAERSPKSVSAGLTEAEELEKYIAIREEMYKKAKEFDSKIIGFETAIRRPYFHVRPLNVGELENWHNYLDFIEREGDLSKIVKLYERCVIACANYPEYWIRYVLCMEASGSMDLANNVLARATQVFVKRQPEIHIFCARFKEQTGDIDGARAAYQLVHTETSPGLLEAIIKHANMEYRLEKMEDAFSLYEQAIAIEKGKEHSQTLPMLFAQYSRFVYLASGNAEKARQILVEGLENVLLSKPLLEAILHFEAIQPLPKRVDIDFLESWVVKFIMPNSESPGVASATEREELSSIFLEFLNLFGDVQSIKRAEDRHAKLFLPHRSMSELKKRHAEDFLASDKTKAPRSYSAQSPAQSGMGAYPNAQNQWSNYGVQPQTWPPVTQAQGQQWTAGYTQQASYGAYAGYGGNYANSQLPTSVPQSTAYGAYPPAYPAQPAVPQQNYAQPVAAAPAQQPAAVPQAYYGSYY, encoded by the exons ATGGGAGATAGCGAAGCGGTGGTTACGGAAGCATCTGCTGCTGAGGCATATGCTTCGGCTGGTTATGCTGAGACCGGGTCGAATCCTGCTCCCGAGGCAGGTGCTACTGTTGATCAATCTGCTGGAGAAGCTGCTCAGGCCAGTTCAACTTATGGTTATGGTTATTCTAATGTTGGTGACGTGAATTCGTATGCTGGGGATCCGAATTCCATCCTACAGCAAGCTCAATTCAGTGCAACTGGTGAGTCCAAGCCAGCTGGTGGAGCGGCTGATTCTAACGAGGCCTCTGCTGGGGTTGGAAGCACAGCTGCTGACTCTACTATGGTATCTGACTACAATTCGTCTGTAAATGATGGTGTTGCCGGTGCAGTGACAAATACTTCTGGACTTGAAAACGGGAATGCGTTGGAGAATGCTGATGGGTCGGCTGATGAGAAACAGCAAGCAGATGGTTATG CAGCTGCCTTGTCTGCTGAAGAAGATCGACTGTGGAATATAGTGAGAGCTAATTCTTTAGATTTCACTGCCTGGACTTCCTTGATTGAAGAGACAGAGAAGGCAGCAGAG GACAATATTTTGAAGATTCGAAGAGTCTATGATGCTTTTCTAGCAGAATTTCCCTTGTGCTATGGTTATTGGAAGAAATATGCTGACCATGAGGCACGCCTTGGCTCTATTGATAAAGTTGTCGAAGTCTACGAGCGTGCGGTTCAAGGGGTTACATATTCAGTGGACATGTGGttgcattattgcatatttGCTATAACCACATATGGGGATCCAGACACTGTTCGTAG GCTTTTTGAACGAGGATTAGCTTATGTTGGAACAGATTATCTTTCTTTTCCCCTCTGGGATAAATACATTGAATATGAGTATATGCAGCAGGACTGGGCCCGCCTTGCCGTGATCTACACCAGAATATTAGAGAACCCAAATCAACAATTAGATCGGTATTTCAGCAG CTTCAAAGAGTTAGCTGGAAATCGACCTTTATCAGAGTTACGAACTGCTGATGAAGCTGCTGCAGTGGCAGGAGTTGCTTCAGAGGCTACTGGCCAAGCTACTGAGGGAGAGGTTCATCCTGATGGTGCAGAGCGTTCTCCTAAATCTGTAAGTGCTGGCTTAACAGAAGCAGAAGAGTTGGAGAAGTATATCGCCATTAGAGAAGAGATGTATAAGAAAGCTAAAGAGTTCGATTCTAAGATCATTGGTTTTGAAACAGCTATCAGGAGGCCCTACTTTCATGTACGGCCCCTCAATGTTGGAGAGCTTGAGAATTGGCATAACTATCTGGACTTTATAGAAAGGGAGGGTGACTTGAGCAAG ATTGTCAAGTTGTATGAGAGATGTGTCATTGCATGTGCCAATTATCCTGAGTATTGGATACGCTATGTTTTGTGTATGGAAGCCAGTGGAAGCATGGATCTTGCAAATAATGTTCTTGCTCGGGCAACCCAAGTCTTTGTTAAG AGACAACCAGAGATACATATTTTTTGTGCTCGGTTCAAGGAGCAGACTGGAGATATAGATGGTGCTAGAGCTGCATATCAACTTGTGCATACTGAAACTTCTCCTGGTCTTCTTGAAGCAATTATCAAACATGCCAATATGGAATACCGACTG GAAAAAATGGAGGATGCCTTCTCTTTGTATGAACAGGCCATTGCCATTGAGAAAGGAAAAGAACATTCACAAACATTGCCGATGTTGTTTGCTCAATATTCTCGATTTGTATATTTG GCTTCTGGGAATGCAGAGAAGGCAAGGCAGATTCTAGTTGAGGGGCTTGAGAATGTTTTGTTGTCAAAGCCACTACTTGAG GCTATATTGCATTTTGAGGCTATTCAACCCTTGCCAAAGCGTGTTGATATTGACTTTCTGGAGTCATGGGTTGTCAAATTCATAATGCCTAACTCAGAGAGTCCTGGTGTAGCAAGTGCAACAGAGCGTGAGGAACTTTCTAGTATTTTTCTGGAG tTTTTAAATCTCTTTGGTGATGTTCAATCTATCAAGAGGGCTGAAGATAGGCATGCCAAATTGTTTTTGCCACACAGAAGCATGTCAGAGTTGAAAAAACGTCATGCTGAGGATTTCTTAGCTTCAGACAAAACAAAAGCGCCGAGATCTTATTCTGCTCAATCACCTGCCCAATCTGGGATGGGTGCATATCCAAATGCACAGAACCAGTGGTCTAATTATGGAGTTCAACCTCAAACTTGGCCTCCAGTTACACAAGCACAAGGGCAACAATGGACTGCTGGCTACACCCAACAG GCTTCCTACGGGGCTTATGCTGGATATGGGGGCAACTATGCGAATTCTCAATTGCCTACATCAGTTCCACAAAGTACTGCATACGGAGCCTATCCTCCTGCATATCCTGCACAG CCGGCGGTTCCTCAACAAAACTATGCACAACCTGTGGCTGCAGCCCCTGCACAGCAACCTGCTGCGGTTCCTCAAGCCTATTACGGGAGTTATTATTGA
- the LOC114406956 gene encoding pre-mRNA-processing factor 39-like isoform X2, protein MGDSEAVVTEASAAEAYASAGYAETGSNPAPEAGATVDQSAGEAAQASSTYGYGYSNVGDVNSYAGDPNSILQQAQFSATGESKPAGGAADSNEASAGVGSTAADSTMVSDYNSSVNDGVAGAVTNTSGLENGNALENADGSADEKQQADGYAALSAEEDRLWNIVRANSLDFTAWTSLIEETEKAAEDNILKIRRVYDAFLAEFPLCYGYWKKYADHEARLGSIDKVVEVYERAVQGVTYSVDMWLHYCIFAITTYGDPDTVRRLFERGLAYVGTDYLSFPLWDKYIEYEYMQQDWARLAVIYTRILENPNQQLDRYFSSFKELAGNRPLSELRTADEAAAVAGVASEATGQATEGEVHPDGAERSPKSVSAGLTEAEELEKYIAIREEMYKKAKEFDSKIIGFETAIRRPYFHVRPLNVGELENWHNYLDFIEREGDLSKIVKLYERCVIACANYPEYWIRYVLCMEASGSMDLANNVLARATQVFVKRQPEIHIFCARFKEQTGDIDGARAAYQLVHTETSPGLLEAIIKHANMEYRLEKMEDAFSLYEQAIAIEKGKEHSQTLPMLFAQYSRFVYLASGNAEKARQILVEGLENVLLSKPLLEAILHFEAIQPLPKRVDIDFLESWVVKFIMPNSESPGVASATEREELSSIFLEFLNLFGDVQSIKRAEDRHAKLFLPHRSMSELKKRHAEDFLASDKTKAPRSYSAQSPAQSGMGAYPNAQNQWSNYGVQPQTWPPVTQAQGQQWTAGYTQQASYGAYAGYGGNYANSQLPTSVPQSTAYGAYPPAYPAQPAVPQQNYAQPVAAAPAQQPAAVPQAYYGSYY, encoded by the exons ATGGGAGATAGCGAAGCGGTGGTTACGGAAGCATCTGCTGCTGAGGCATATGCTTCGGCTGGTTATGCTGAGACCGGGTCGAATCCTGCTCCCGAGGCAGGTGCTACTGTTGATCAATCTGCTGGAGAAGCTGCTCAGGCCAGTTCAACTTATGGTTATGGTTATTCTAATGTTGGTGACGTGAATTCGTATGCTGGGGATCCGAATTCCATCCTACAGCAAGCTCAATTCAGTGCAACTGGTGAGTCCAAGCCAGCTGGTGGAGCGGCTGATTCTAACGAGGCCTCTGCTGGGGTTGGAAGCACAGCTGCTGACTCTACTATGGTATCTGACTACAATTCGTCTGTAAATGATGGTGTTGCCGGTGCAGTGACAAATACTTCTGGACTTGAAAACGGGAATGCGTTGGAGAATGCTGATGGGTCGGCTGATGAGAAACAGCAAGCAGATGGTTATG CTGCCTTGTCTGCTGAAGAAGATCGACTGTGGAATATAGTGAGAGCTAATTCTTTAGATTTCACTGCCTGGACTTCCTTGATTGAAGAGACAGAGAAGGCAGCAGAG GACAATATTTTGAAGATTCGAAGAGTCTATGATGCTTTTCTAGCAGAATTTCCCTTGTGCTATGGTTATTGGAAGAAATATGCTGACCATGAGGCACGCCTTGGCTCTATTGATAAAGTTGTCGAAGTCTACGAGCGTGCGGTTCAAGGGGTTACATATTCAGTGGACATGTGGttgcattattgcatatttGCTATAACCACATATGGGGATCCAGACACTGTTCGTAG GCTTTTTGAACGAGGATTAGCTTATGTTGGAACAGATTATCTTTCTTTTCCCCTCTGGGATAAATACATTGAATATGAGTATATGCAGCAGGACTGGGCCCGCCTTGCCGTGATCTACACCAGAATATTAGAGAACCCAAATCAACAATTAGATCGGTATTTCAGCAG CTTCAAAGAGTTAGCTGGAAATCGACCTTTATCAGAGTTACGAACTGCTGATGAAGCTGCTGCAGTGGCAGGAGTTGCTTCAGAGGCTACTGGCCAAGCTACTGAGGGAGAGGTTCATCCTGATGGTGCAGAGCGTTCTCCTAAATCTGTAAGTGCTGGCTTAACAGAAGCAGAAGAGTTGGAGAAGTATATCGCCATTAGAGAAGAGATGTATAAGAAAGCTAAAGAGTTCGATTCTAAGATCATTGGTTTTGAAACAGCTATCAGGAGGCCCTACTTTCATGTACGGCCCCTCAATGTTGGAGAGCTTGAGAATTGGCATAACTATCTGGACTTTATAGAAAGGGAGGGTGACTTGAGCAAG ATTGTCAAGTTGTATGAGAGATGTGTCATTGCATGTGCCAATTATCCTGAGTATTGGATACGCTATGTTTTGTGTATGGAAGCCAGTGGAAGCATGGATCTTGCAAATAATGTTCTTGCTCGGGCAACCCAAGTCTTTGTTAAG AGACAACCAGAGATACATATTTTTTGTGCTCGGTTCAAGGAGCAGACTGGAGATATAGATGGTGCTAGAGCTGCATATCAACTTGTGCATACTGAAACTTCTCCTGGTCTTCTTGAAGCAATTATCAAACATGCCAATATGGAATACCGACTG GAAAAAATGGAGGATGCCTTCTCTTTGTATGAACAGGCCATTGCCATTGAGAAAGGAAAAGAACATTCACAAACATTGCCGATGTTGTTTGCTCAATATTCTCGATTTGTATATTTG GCTTCTGGGAATGCAGAGAAGGCAAGGCAGATTCTAGTTGAGGGGCTTGAGAATGTTTTGTTGTCAAAGCCACTACTTGAG GCTATATTGCATTTTGAGGCTATTCAACCCTTGCCAAAGCGTGTTGATATTGACTTTCTGGAGTCATGGGTTGTCAAATTCATAATGCCTAACTCAGAGAGTCCTGGTGTAGCAAGTGCAACAGAGCGTGAGGAACTTTCTAGTATTTTTCTGGAG tTTTTAAATCTCTTTGGTGATGTTCAATCTATCAAGAGGGCTGAAGATAGGCATGCCAAATTGTTTTTGCCACACAGAAGCATGTCAGAGTTGAAAAAACGTCATGCTGAGGATTTCTTAGCTTCAGACAAAACAAAAGCGCCGAGATCTTATTCTGCTCAATCACCTGCCCAATCTGGGATGGGTGCATATCCAAATGCACAGAACCAGTGGTCTAATTATGGAGTTCAACCTCAAACTTGGCCTCCAGTTACACAAGCACAAGGGCAACAATGGACTGCTGGCTACACCCAACAG GCTTCCTACGGGGCTTATGCTGGATATGGGGGCAACTATGCGAATTCTCAATTGCCTACATCAGTTCCACAAAGTACTGCATACGGAGCCTATCCTCCTGCATATCCTGCACAG CCGGCGGTTCCTCAACAAAACTATGCACAACCTGTGGCTGCAGCCCCTGCACAGCAACCTGCTGCGGTTCCTCAAGCCTATTACGGGAGTTATTATTGA
- the LOC114406954 gene encoding probable inactive histone-lysine N-methyltransferase SUVR2: MAPNPRVVAAFTAMANLGIHESKVKPVLKKLLKLYDKNWALIEEESYRALADAIFEEEENKVNEPDQNNKNKNGVVDDEEAHTHGEPVRPLKRLRLRGQEGQSLRPLTSSGPSSAAFPLKAPKLEDGAVPESSSRRQPQSMAALSDGNARIGARHVPPQDAVVDKGKKPISPQLTPRARRSLAEPTVEAGAALLANNKMPHPFILIKPKDEPVDGIPDYEIPLAVIPPEPSSGGDSLMGTAGKKDCHDTVVSQCRDEDVEHEYVFPSSNEEATSNVDVALSSMGEEQSVKITQTDDVSKESETNDSPIVRGNKDSVIANGSISVESSAMAELQVPSSIPCSSDLDNAVPAPKKVGMNGFLQSDSGKELEHPIIPNSRTLVVVPKHQLTNDDVRAVHDVNDLTKGEERVKISWVNNTTNDFPPPCHYIPRNLVFREAYVNISLSRIGNEDCCSTCMGNCVLSSKSCSCTNKTGGEFAYTAKGLLKEEFLDECIALNRDPQNYFYCKACPLERSKNDDCLEPCKGHLKRKFIKECWSKCGCGKHCGNRVVQRGITCKLQVFLTSDRKGWGLRTLEDLQKGAFVCEFVGEILTIKELHERRLKYPKNGKYTYPILLDADWGSGIVKDREALCLYAASYGNAARFINHRCLDANLIEIPVEVEGPTHHYYHFAFFTSRKIAAQEELTWDYGINFDDHDDHPVELFQCRCGSKFCRNIKRSNRSMRSSSS; the protein is encoded by the exons ATGGCGCCCAATCCAAGAGTGGTGGCGGCCTTTACGGCAATGGCGAATCTCGGGATTCATGAATCAAAAGTGAAACCAGTGTTGAAGAAACTGCTTAAATTGTATGATAAGAACTGGGCACTCATTGAAGAAGAGAGTTATAGGGCCCTGGCTGATGCAATATTTGAGGAGGAAGAGAATAAG GTGAATGAGCCAGACCAGAATAATAAAAACAAG AACGGAGTTGTGGACGATGAAGAAGCTCATACGCATGGGGAGCCTGTGCGACCTTTGAAGAGGTTGCGTTTGAGAGGCCAAGAGGGTCAATCTTTGCGCCCTCTGACTAGCAGTGGCCCCAGCTCAGCTGCATTTCCGTTGAAAGCGCCTAAATTAGAAGATGGGGCAGTGCCCGAGAGTAGTTCCAGACGGCAGCCTCAAAGCATGGCTGCATTATCTGATGGAAATGCAAGGATTGGTGCTCGTCATGTTCCCCCACAAGATGCTGTTGTCGACAAGGGAAAGAAACCTATATCACCTCAACTTACTCCCAGAGCGAGAAGGTCCCTTGCAGAGCCAACAGTTGAAGCAGGAGCTGCTCTGTTGGCAAATAACAAAATGCCTCATCCATTTATTTTGATCAAGCCCAAGGATGAGCCTGTTGATGGTATACCAGATTATGAGATTCCCCTTGCAGTGATTCCTCCTG AACCATCAAGTGGAGGAGACTCTCTAATGGGTACAGCTGGAAAGAAAGATTGCCATGACACTGTGGTATCACAGTGCAGAGATGAAGACGTTGAACATGAATATGTTTTTCCTTCCTCAAATGAAGAAGCAACTTCTAATGTAGATGTAGCTTTGTCGTCTATGGGTGAG GAACAATCTGTAAAGATAACACAAACTGATGATGTTTCAAAGGAATCTGAGACCAATGACTCACCTATTGTCAGAGGAAACAAAGATTCGGTCATTGCAAATGGATCAATCAGTGTTGAGTCTTCTGCCATGGCTGAACTTCAAGTTCCTAGTTCTATACCCTGCTCGAGTGATCTGGATAATGCTGTACCAGCTCCCAAGAAGGTTGGAATGAATGGTTTCTTACAAAGTGATAGTGGAAAGGAGCTGGAGCATCCTATAATCCCAAATTCACGTACTTTAGTGGTTGTTCCAAAACATCAGCTTACTAATGATGATGTAAGGGCAGTTCATGATGTTAATGACCTAACAAAGGGAGAAGAAAGAGTGAAAATTTCATGGGTGAATAACACTACTAATGATTTCCCACCACCCTGTCACTACATACCCCGAAACCTTGTGTTCCGAGAGGCTTATGTTAATATTTCTCTATCTCGTATTGGGAATGAGGATTGTTGTTCAACTTGTATGGGCAATTGTGTATTGTCATCTAAATCATGTTCTTGTACAAATAAAACTGGGGGTGAATTTGCTTACACTGCAAAAGGCCTACTAAAGGAAGAGTTCTTGGATGAGTGTATTGCCCTCAACCGTGATCctcaaaattatttctattGCAAAGCCTGTCCTCTTGAAAGATCAAAGAATGATGATTGTTTAGAACCATGTAAAGGACATTTAAAGAGAAAGTTTATTAAAGAGTGCTGGAGCAAATGCGGCTGTGGGAAACATTGTGGTAATCGGGTTGTCCAGCGTGGAATAACTTGCAAGTTGCAG GTGTTTTTGACTTCAGACAGAAAAGGGTGGGGTCTTCGTACCTTAGAAGATCTTCAAAAAGGCGCATTTGTATGTGAGTTTGTTGGGGAAATTTTAACCATCAAGGAGTTGCATGAGAGGCGCTTGAAATATCCCAAAAATGGGAAATATACATACCCAATTTTATTGGATGCAGATTGGGGTTCAGGAATTGTGAAGGATAGAGAAGCTCTTTGCTTATATGCGGCATCGTATGGAAATGCTGCTAGATTTATTAATCACAG ATGTTTGGATGCAAACTTGATTGAGATCCCAGTTGAAGTTGAGGGCCCAACTCATCACTACTATCAT TTTGCCTTCTTCACATCCAGAAAAATAGCAGCACAGGAAGAGCTCACTTGG GATTATGGCATCAACTTTGATGACCATGATGATCATCCTGTTGAGCTGTTCCAGTGCAGATGTGGCAGTAAATTCTGTAGGAATATTAAGCGATCAAATA GATCCATGAGATCGTCAAGTTCATGA
- the LOC114406955 gene encoding plasmodesmata-located protein 1-like: MGILKSKHHKYTLLFFLSISFPLFLLTPITTSDNTNLIYKGCADQKMQGQYSQNLKPLLDSLVSASAQKGFAATTQNALTGAYQCRGDLSNSECYNCVSKIPNMLGRLCGGDDVAAARVQLSGCYLRYEVVGFKVVPATQLLYKVCGARKVVDGGGFEARRDAAFGMAENGVQNSGNLFYTGSYQSLYVLGQCEGSLGNADCGGCIKSAAEQAGDQCADSISAQVYLQSCFLSYSFYPNGVPTLSSSSGGGGGHPHTERTVALAVGGVAALGFLIVCLLFLKSVLKRRGGKR, translated from the exons ATGGGTATACTGAAATCAAAACACCACAAGTATACGCTCCTCTTTTTTCTTAGTATTTCGTTTCCTCTGTTTCTTCTTACACCTATTACTACCTCAGACAACACAAACTTGATCTACAAAGGTTGTGCCGACCAGAAGATGCAAGGCCAATACTCCCAGAACCTTAAACCGCTCTTGGATTCACTAGTGTCGGCGTCGGCGCAAAAGGGCTTCGCCGCGACTACACAAAACGCGCTCACGGGCGCGTACCAATGCAGAGGGGACCTCTCCAACTCCGAATGCTACAACTGCGTCAGCAAGATTCCAAACATGCTGGGGCGCCTCTGCGGCGGTGATGACGTGGCGGCGGCGCGGGTGCAGCTGAGCGGGTGCTACCTGCGGTACGAGGTGGTCGGGTTCAAGGTGGTCCCGGCCACGCAGCTGCTGTACAAGGTGTGCGGGGCCCGCAAGGTGGTCGACGGCGGAGGGTTCGAGGCGAGGAGGGACGCGGCGTTTGGGATGGCGGAGAACGGCGTGCAGAACAGCGGAAATTTGTTCTACACGGGGAGTTACCAGAGCCTCTATGTGTTGGGGCAGTGCGAGGGTAGTTTGGGAAATGCGGATTGTGGGGGTTGTATCAAGAGTGCTGCGGAACAGGCTGGGGATCAGTGTGCTGACTCCATCTCCGCGCAGGTTTATCTCCAGagttgttttcttagttatagcTTTTACCCCAATGGTGTTCCCACCTTGTCATCTTCCTCAG GGGGAGGAGGGGGGCATCCACACACGGAGAGGACAGTGGCACTTGCGGTGGGAGGGGTGGCGGCTCTGGGATTCTTGattgtttgtttgttatttcTCAAGTCGGTGTTGAAGAGAAGAGGTGGGAAGCGTTGa